The sequence ctctctgtgaatgttttctccccctctcctcttctctctctctgcatgtttctccccctctcctcttctctctctctgaatgtttctcccctctctttctccccctctcctcttctctctgaatgtttctccccctctcctcttctctctctctgaatgtttctccccctctcctcttctctctctctgaatgttttccccctctcccctctatctgaatgtttctccccctctcctcttctctctctctgcatgtttctccccctctcctcttctctctctgtgaatgtttctccccctctcctcttcctctctctgaatgtttctcccccactcctctactctctctctgaatgtttctccccctttcctctctctctgaatgtttctcccccactcctcttctccctctgtgaaTGTTTCTCCCCCactcttctactctctctgtgaatgtttctccccctctcctcttctctctctctctgaatgtttctccccctctcctcttctctctctctgaatgtttctcccccactcctctactctctctgtgaatgtttctccccctctcctcttctctctctctgaatgtttctccacccactcctctattctctctgtgaatgtttctccccctctcctcttctctctctctgaatgtttctcccccactcctctctctctctgaatgtttctGAATGTTTCTCcccccactcctcttctctctctctgaatgtttctccccctctcctcttctctctctgtgaatgtttctcccccctctcctcttctctctctgtgaatgtttctccccctctcctcttctctctctctgcatgtttctccccctctcctcttctctctctctgaatgtttctccccctctcctcttctctctgaatgtttctcccctctcctcttcttctctctctgaatgtttctcccccctctcctcttctctctctctgaatgtttctccccctctcctcttctctctctgaatgtttctccccctctcctcttctctctctctgcatgtttctccccctctcctcttctctctctgtgaatgtttctccccctctcctcttccctctctgtgaatgtttctcccccactcctctactctctctgtgaatgtttctccccctctcctcttctctctctctgaatgtttctcccctctcctcttctctctctgtgaatgtttctccccctctcctctactctctctctgaatgtttctccccctttcctctctctctgaatgtttctcccccactcctcttctccctctgtgaatgtttctccccctctcctcttccctctctgtgaatgtttctcccccactcctctactctctctgtgaatgtttctccccctctcctcttctctctctctgaatgtttctccccctctcctcttctctctctgtgaatgtttctcccccctctcctcttctctctctctctgaatgtttctcccccactcctcttctctctctgtgaatgtttctccccctctcctcttctctctctctgaatgtttctccccctattctctctctgtgaatgtttctcccccctctcctcttctctctctttgactatttctcccccctctcatcttctctctctttgactatttctccctctctcatctccctctcctctaagcAGGGATATTTCAGAATGGTGCAAGGGTAGAGGTGTCTTTTTCCTTGGTGATTCATGTTAACAGCAAGTGTGTAAATGGACCTTGAGGAACCATAGACGTACTAGGTAACAGTCATTCTATCCGTCTCTACTACAGGTAACTGAATAAGTAAAGTGATCCTAGAGATCGTCAATGCCTCTCTGGTGACCTGAGGACCTTCTGTTCtaaggctggtgtgtgtgtgtgtgtcggtctcaTCAAAGCGGATTCTATTGGCTGCCTTTATTGTCCTCTAGGGCTCTAATAtgaataacaaacacacacacctactgccTTCTCACTTAATATGCAATTAAACACACACATGGCATGGGCAATTGTCTCTGCATCTAGCCAGGTACCGGGGAGGGGTGTTACCATAGTAACAGGAGCGACAGAAGGACTGTCTTCTGACCCTTATCAAGGAAGAGATTGCTGTTGCGTAAGTGACTTACACTTGTGAAATGACATTTTCTTCATACTGGACccccgtgggaattgaacccacaaccctgcactgcaagtgccatgctctacacAGGAGCCTTAACTATGTTAATTATGTTGCATTAATGTACACAACTTCATACATTTACCATCTATAGTTTACAATAGGAATACGACATCACTTTAACTAATAAAAGTAACTGTTAGGAACTAAAATTATTTTTTTCCAGTACCCTCATTGAACTAGATAGCATTCAGTGTCATAAACACTACTCAAGGCCAGGAACTGCATATAACAAAGAGCAAGAGGATCCACCTCTAGCAGCAAGACTATTTCAATCAAGAAACCCCacatcccccctctctttctgtctcactcctGGGAGGAATTCTGAAGacaaaaaaataaatcaaataaaaagaaTGTGGCCATCATAAAATAGAGAAGGTAGGTAACCTAGGTAACGGCCGAGGATGTTCGCGTTGGAGGCGACTAGCCTGAGAGCACATGAGGAGGACGAGGTAAATAGAGGAAGTCAAACGTACCTCACAAGAAGtaattctcacacacacacacacacacacacacattcagctaGAGAAATGCCACAGCCATTCTCATCTACGTACGCAAACCGAATAAAAAGTGAATAACAATAAACTGGACAAAAACATCCAAAGTACATTTACATCAAAAGCCTTTCGCTGTGTTTCTGGTGACTGAAAGGTCTACCCCTGACCTATGATGCATTGTCACTGACAATTCCTTCAAAACTCATTGAGAAATGGGAGAGGTTAGCAGGTGATGAAAATACACCGGAAGAGGAGATAAGATGTTGACAGCACAGTACAAGTAAAGGACAAAGACAagtaggggaggaagagagatgaggaaaaAGAGAAGGAAGATAAGAAAACAAAAGCACTGAGAATAGTGTCCGTTTGATGACATCCGCCACCTACCTGTACCCTGCACACATACATATGACGTCACCCGTTTCCCCTGAGGACAGGTTGCATTGTCACGTCTGTGCGTCACTAAAGAGCACTGAGGGCTCTGTCATTAACGCGCCAATTACTAAGCAACCAGTCATCCAGGGAGCACACACACCTGCATTGTGGAGAACCTAAGTGGAATTAATCAACTGCGACCTCAGGGCATTGTGAAGGTTGATGGCAGCCTCATCGGCTGAGAAGTCGATACCtgcagtgtcttcagaaagtattcacaccacttgacaTTATGCACATTtagttgttacagcctgaattgaaaatggattcaattgagttTGTATCACtggtttacacacaataccccataacatcAGTGGATTCATGTGTTGTTTTTTTATTAATTCAAAatttaaagctgaaatgttttgagtcaataagtattcaacccctttgttatggcaagcctaaataagctcaggggtaaaaatgtgcttaacgaGTCACATAATGTTGCATGACCTCACCGTGTGTGCAATAATAAttcaacatgatttttgaatgactacctcatctctgtacctcacacatagtaagatccctcagtcaagcagtgcatttctaacagattcaaccacaaagaccaaagaggttttccaatgccttgcaaagggcacctattggtaggtgggtaaaaaaaaaacattttcttccATTTCCTTCTTTAATACCCACTGAACACAACCTCTTATAATGTAATGTCCATAGTGATTGACCTTTGGATGAAAGAATGGGACATTGAGGCCTTTACCACTTATACCTGTTATAAATCAAGATCCTGTTTATGAATTGTAGTCTACAAGGCGCTAACATGGGAGTAAATACCACACTAATCTTCCAATCACAAGACCATTTATTTGCAATATAAAACAAAAAGCAAAACAAACAAGATTCAATCAAAACACAAAATGTGTGTTGTAAATCTCTGATCTAATTTGTTGATCATGTACAAGATGCATTTAGATACTTGAGCTTGATACAAAACAGAGTCCCAGTCCAGATCTTCAGTGTTGTACAATGATCTTTAGTCTTTACAAAAAGGTTCTGTATAAGTAGAAACATTATATACATGTTCTAGGTGGGATCTCACACAGCAGGAGGAAACAGTTAGCCAGATATCACATTCTGAGTAAATTACATATTTCCAGTACAACAAAAAGATAGTTGAAAAGTCAATAGGTTCTTGGCTGCCAGTTCTTACTATCCAATCCTCAGCTCTAGCTCATttgtgattattttttttttgttttgtttttgtccaaTATTTTGTACCCTTCCATGGAAAATTCCTGCCACATTACTCTCCCCACATCAAATAATTTCTCCTCCAACTACCTCTACAGCTGTCTCATTATCTCAGACTAGGTGATTGATCAATGTCAACAACCCACTTTCCCATTCATAAACCCTGAATATGAATACACGTCATCTGGCTGACTAATTGATCCTGCCCTGTGAAACCTCACTGTGGCTTTGAGTaggggggttaggggtcagggataAAGTTCTGGGGTCACTATGATGGGGGGTCATCTCCATGGATAGCCTTGTACTTGGTCATCTCCTCTGGAAAAACCTTGCCCAGCTCAGAGATCAGCAGGCTCTTAAACTTCTGCaaccagagacagaacagaggggtCAGAGTTTGAAGCTAAAGTTTATTTACTGTTATTTAGTAAGAACCATTATGGCCTTAATGGTAATAAGACAATATAAGAGGATTATATATTCTTATGACAAGTCTTACAATCCTAAGGCATTATACCAGCAGACTGAGTAAAGTGTAACCATGACTACTTGTCATTAAGTAACTTCTTGAATCTATTTACATGTCTTTATTAGGCTTGAATCTACTGCCACTTACCGTCATGGTGTCAATCTTGCCTTTGACCTGCTCGTTCTTGGCCAGGGCCCTTTCCAGACACTCCTTAGTGTACAGCTGGGGGTTACGCCCCTGGTCTATGTATCTGACAACATGAGGCAAAACATTACATTGGTTTAGTTAGGCTTCCCCAGGCTTTCAAAAGTTGCACGAGAAGCCAGGGCTTCCGAGGCTCACAAACTACAGCTAGAAATGTCAGGTGTGTGTACAAGTTGGTAGGTACAGCTACTCACTCAAATGCCTCGAGAGGAACGTTGATCTCATGTAGCTGCTGGCGACATTTCTCAATGTCCTGCAGTCCCGTGATCATGTAGTTTCTGAAAGGCACAGAATCGAGGATAGACATTTCAACAACTAACGTTAGCAGGCAAAATATACAACTACCATACAACGAACTACCTCAACATTACTGATAGTTAGTCAGCAATTAAATCAGGTCATTAATATTATGTTAAGTATTTTATACCATGCTGTGTGTCtataacatgtattgactgtACTAGCTAGCTCGCTATGTGGAAGCTAGTTAGCATTGACTAACCAGTTTGTCTTTTTTACACAACTGTGGTGTATTGATAACGGGGAGTTGGCAGTCACATATTTAAGGGACTAGCTATGATGGCTAGTAATTCTAGAaacacctagctagctagccaactggCAAAACTTACAGTTTTTGGTTGAGtcctgtttgactgctaggttgGAAGTCGCTAACGATGATTCCCATTTGTCGAATATTTTCAACAAACTTTTCGAGATGCTCCTCGAGGTTATCAAATTTCTCAGCCATGTCTCAAACAAAATGTTATCTATGTCTTCAGTTCTCATAAACATGAAATGTAAAAAGACAAACAAAGCCTTTTGTCAATTCATCACAATTTCAGTCGCTATCCAGACTCCCATAGTACTACACTGCTTTCCCGAAGGGTAAGAACCAATCATTGGCGAATGTGTAGTTGCCGTAGCGACAGCCTGCCGTCTGCAGCTCCAGATTGCTGCAAAGCGTCGTGCTCTGAAATAGTCAGAGACACATTGTTGCAACTTGCTATTTGTACAAGGTCTTATAAACTTGTAAAATTGATTGTTAGAATGTATCATCATCACCATGCATTTTTAATACAGGTCATTTGAAAGCATGTGTTTATATATTGATGGACAGTGTTTTATAAGTGTTTTCAATTCATAAAAGCAGTGCAATAAAGCAATACAACTATAGTAAAATATAGTCAAATACTTTGTAGGCTACTTAGGACAGCTGGTTGAATGCCACTTTGTAATATAATAACCTTACCCTAGTGTCCCACTTCACCTCACACTTGTTATGAATTCATCAATAAGACTTTGTAGAAGCCTGTAGATATCTATCCGATAACAAACTTGTTTTTTTACCAATATGTGACAATAACCTTTCTACAAAACCCTCTCCATGCCTTTGGAAAATCGATTTGGGGACCTTCCAGGCTCTTGGTGAAAATCTAACTAAAGGAGTCTGCACATCTATTACTTGATCCTGAAACACCTCTACTTTCCCAAAATTCTGCCCCCTTTCATGAATGTAGCCTCTTTTCTATCCCCCTTTATTGCACATCATGTGCTTCCTTTCTTTCCTATCTTATTATTTCCCTCTAATTCCTTCCACCGTCATCCTATGCTGTATTTTCTATTTAACAAATACATCGATTCAGAGATGTTATGAACAACTAAAACAACATATGTCAATGTATTATACAACATCTAATGAaggaaaatacatttacatttattaaAGGTTCATTTTGTGCATTTTTATAGCGGAAAAGGTCCCTGTCCCACCATTCAAACACCATTCAGGGGAAGTGGAACAGTGCTATAAATCTGATTTCATAAAATATAACAACTGTTTACATGACTAGTTATTATATTTTAAAACACTACCAATAACTACTCATTTTAACACCAAAAGTGATATTGTTGAATTATAATTGATAGAATGAAAGCTTTATTTTGAAGGTTTCACATGGTGGGTTTTCATGAGTTTCAACATGTCACATCTAGGAAGCCAGAACAGACTAACTTTCAAAAATGGTTAATGCACAGAACATATTCagcccctcaggaggctgaaaagatttgtcatgggccctCTGATCCTCAAAAAGGACTACAGCTGCACCGTTGACagcattttgactggctgcatcctcgcttggtatggcaaatgcttggcatctgacacaaggcactacagagggtagtgcatacatcCCCGGGACCGAGTTCCCAGCCATCCAGATCCTCTATCCCAggttgtgtcagaggaaggtcctaaaaattgtcagactccagccacccaagccatagactgttctctctgctaacgcacATGCAAGCcgtaccaatgcaccaagtctgaaaccaaca comes from Oncorhynchus gorbuscha isolate QuinsamMale2020 ecotype Even-year linkage group LG24, OgorEven_v1.0, whole genome shotgun sequence and encodes:
- the LOC124012827 gene encoding mediator of RNA polymerase II transcription subunit 10; its protein translation is MAEKFDNLEEHLEKFVENIRQMGIIVSDFQPSSQTGLNQKLNYMITGLQDIEKCRQQLHEINVPLEAFEYIDQGRNPQLYTKECLERALAKNEQVKGKIDTMTKFKSLLISELGKVFPEEMTKYKAIHGDDPPS